The following coding sequences lie in one Helicoverpa zea isolate HzStark_Cry1AcR chromosome 2, ilHelZeax1.1, whole genome shotgun sequence genomic window:
- the LOC124638748 gene encoding uncharacterized protein LOC124638748 → MGFKRVWDSSCPRVWDKWEDNGTTWVIRDLPPEDDEEAIQILVENLCTDEALCAMSDLINDPVSVRSMTDFWRIYLSQRMSLGCYEEKNGQSKLVALNVCLVECQGEESDDVIEGESWKNVYGALKVAENRVDHFKYLGLDKVLYALGLVVKREYRGSRLGARILAARKPLSLHNGIKATSTLFTGPASQKSAARAGFTTIASITLKELAEAGLNYPKDENRCIKLMVKRFDD, encoded by the exons ATGGGTTTCAAAAGAGTGTGGGATTCCTCCTGCCCCCGCGTGTGGGACAAATGGGAGGACAACGGCACCACGTGGGTGATTCGCGACCTCCCGCCGGAGGACGATGAGGAGGCCATCCAGATACTGGTGGAAAACCTGTGTACTGATGAAGCTTTGTGTGCTATGAGTG ATCTCATCAATGACCCAGTAAGCGTGCGCAGTATGACAGACTTCTGGCGAATTTATCTCTCACAGAGAATGTCTCTAGGATGCTATGAGGAGAAGAACGGACAGAGCAAGCTGGTGGCACTCAACGTCTGCCTAGTTGAGTGCCAGGGGGAAGAATCTGATGATGTG atcgAAGGCGAAAGCTGGAAGAACGTGTATGGGGCCTTAAAAGTAGCGGAGAACAGAGTAGACCACTTCAAGTATTTGGGTTTGGACAAGGTGCTGTATGCTCTCGGTTTGGTGGTCAAACGGGAGTACAGGGGGTCAAGACTTGGAGCTAGAATATTGGCTGCACG AAAACCTCTAAGTCTCCACAACGGTATAAAAGCCACATCGACCCTGTTCACGGGCCCCGCGTCTCAGAAGagcgccgcccgcgccggctTCACCACCATAGCGAGCATCACTTTGAAGGAACTAGCTGAAGCAGGCCTCAACTACCCCAAGGATGAGAATAGATGTATTAAACTTATGGTTAAGAGATTTGACGATTAA